In the Micromonospora narathiwatensis genome, one interval contains:
- a CDS encoding NAD(P)/FAD-dependent oxidoreductase: MRRLPLDSSGAGRDDRYDVAILGSGIAGGMLGAVLARNGVKVLLLDAGTHPRFAIGESTIPFTSGMTRIIADRYGVPEIKPLSSFRGVQKHVSRNCGRKQNFGFVYHREGSPQDPKQVNQLVVPSMLRTESHLFRQDVDMYLFQVAVKYGAHTRLNTRIVDVEIDPDEGAVLRSDRGEEFRASYVVDAGGFRSPLADKFELREVPTRARTHSRSVFTHLIGVRPYDRSPAAARGHDQPNPWHHGTLHHVFDGGWMWVIPFDNHPDSLNPLVSVGLTLDPRVHPKTDLPPAEEFRQFLNRFPDIAWQFEDAKPVRPWVSTGRLQYSAKQIVGERFCLTSHAAGFIDPLYSRGMTNTLELINIMAWRLIAAARDGNWAIERFEYLETLQQGLFDFHDDIVYSSFVAFRDYDLWNAVNRTWQLGTMLGNVVIEDAYFRYSRSGDDKVFLALEDSRHPGSPFPVSEKFSELGATTRQTCQAVEAGTLSAKDGAARIFAKIASADYLPPSFGFGNPENRCFSASPSKMARNAVWSRSKAPKEIGGMMTRATAGLVRMRLRP, from the coding sequence GTGAGAAGATTGCCGCTCGACAGCTCCGGCGCGGGGCGCGACGACCGGTACGACGTGGCGATCCTCGGCAGTGGTATCGCTGGCGGCATGCTCGGTGCGGTGCTGGCCCGCAACGGCGTCAAGGTGCTGCTGCTGGACGCCGGCACCCATCCACGGTTCGCGATCGGGGAGTCCACCATCCCGTTCACGTCCGGGATGACCCGGATCATCGCCGACCGGTACGGCGTACCGGAGATCAAGCCGCTGTCCAGCTTCCGTGGCGTGCAGAAGCACGTGTCGCGCAACTGTGGCCGCAAGCAGAACTTCGGCTTCGTCTACCACCGCGAGGGCTCCCCGCAGGACCCGAAGCAGGTCAACCAGTTGGTCGTCCCGTCCATGCTGCGTACCGAGTCGCACCTGTTCCGGCAGGACGTGGACATGTACCTGTTCCAGGTCGCGGTCAAGTACGGCGCGCACACCCGGCTGAACACCCGGATCGTGGACGTCGAGATCGACCCGGACGAGGGCGCGGTGCTGCGTTCGGACCGGGGCGAGGAGTTCCGGGCGAGTTACGTGGTCGACGCCGGCGGGTTCCGCTCGCCGCTGGCCGACAAGTTCGAACTGCGCGAGGTGCCCACCCGGGCCCGGACCCACTCGCGCAGCGTCTTCACCCACCTCATCGGCGTGCGTCCGTACGACCGGTCGCCGGCCGCCGCGCGCGGCCACGACCAGCCGAACCCGTGGCACCACGGCACCCTGCACCACGTCTTCGACGGCGGGTGGATGTGGGTGATCCCGTTCGACAACCACCCCGACTCGCTCAACCCGCTGGTGAGCGTCGGCCTGACCCTCGACCCCCGGGTGCATCCCAAGACCGACCTGCCCCCGGCCGAGGAGTTCCGGCAGTTCCTGAACCGCTTCCCGGACATCGCCTGGCAGTTCGAGGACGCCAAGCCGGTGCGTCCGTGGGTCTCCACGGGACGGCTCCAGTACTCGGCCAAGCAGATCGTGGGGGAGCGGTTCTGCCTGACCTCGCACGCGGCCGGTTTCATCGACCCGCTCTACTCGCGCGGCATGACGAACACCCTCGAACTGATCAACATCATGGCCTGGCGGCTGATCGCCGCCGCCCGGGACGGCAACTGGGCCATCGAGCGGTTCGAGTACCTGGAGACGCTCCAGCAGGGGCTGTTCGACTTCCACGACGACATCGTCTACAGCTCGTTCGTCGCGTTCCGCGACTACGATTTGTGGAATGCGGTGAACCGCACCTGGCAGCTCGGCACCATGCTTGGGAATGTTGTCATCGAGGATGCCTACTTCCGCTATTCCCGTAGCGGCGACGACAAGGTCTTCCTCGCCCTGGAGGACAGCCGGCACCCGGGCTCGCCGTTCCCGGTCAGCGAGAAGTTCAGCGAGTTGGGCGCCACCACCCGGCAGACCTGCCAGGCGGTGGAGGCCGGCACCCTCTCCGCCAAGGACGGGGCCGCACGGATCTTCGCCAAGATCGCCTCGGCCGACTATCTGCCCCCGTCGTTCGGCTTCGGCAACCCGGAGAACCGCTGCTTCAGCGCCTCCCCGTCGAAGATGGCGCGTAACGCGGTGTGGAGCCGGAGCAAGGCTCCGAAGGAGATCGGCGGCATGATGACCCGGGCCACGGCCGGCCTGGTCAGGATGCGGCTGCGCCCCTGA